A genomic stretch from Arthrobacter sp. KBS0702 includes:
- a CDS encoding ParA family protein, which yields MSSSEASTQRIPPFVSLGSARAFGAPAAAHNASPKQTLSVTDSVFASVSRETSVPSIGNVLDSIDDSSPIARELAHENKRRERLLGRELPKPEKTRIFTVSNQKGGVGKTTTTVNIAAALAAAGLNVLVIDIDPQGNASTALGIEHHADVDSIYDVLINDVPLQDVVAPCPDIAKLICAPATIHLAGAEIELVSLVAREQRLRRAIDVYAKERAKNGEERLDYIFIDCPPSLGLLTVNAFCAASEVLIPIQCEYYALEGLSQLLKNIEMIQKHLNADLVVSTILLTMYDGRTNLAAQVAAEVREHFPEQVLGAVVPRSVRISEAPSYQQTVMTYDPSSSGALSYLEAAAEIAER from the coding sequence GTGAGCAGTAGCGAAGCCTCCACACAACGGATTCCCCCGTTTGTGTCCTTGGGGTCAGCACGCGCCTTCGGGGCGCCGGCTGCCGCTCACAATGCGTCGCCGAAGCAAACGCTTTCGGTTACAGACTCGGTTTTTGCAAGCGTTTCACGTGAAACCTCCGTTCCCTCGATCGGCAACGTGCTCGATTCCATTGACGATTCAAGCCCGATTGCCCGTGAGCTTGCCCACGAGAACAAGCGCCGCGAACGGCTGCTGGGTCGCGAATTGCCGAAGCCGGAAAAGACCCGGATCTTCACCGTTTCAAACCAGAAGGGTGGGGTGGGCAAGACCACCACCACCGTCAATATCGCTGCCGCCCTGGCGGCCGCCGGGCTCAATGTCCTGGTGATCGACATTGACCCCCAGGGCAATGCCTCCACCGCGCTGGGAATCGAGCACCACGCCGACGTCGACAGCATCTACGACGTCCTCATCAACGACGTGCCGTTGCAGGACGTCGTGGCTCCCTGCCCGGACATCGCGAAACTGATTTGCGCCCCGGCGACGATCCACCTGGCCGGCGCCGAGATTGAACTCGTCAGCCTGGTCGCCCGGGAGCAGCGTCTGCGGCGCGCCATCGACGTCTATGCCAAGGAACGCGCTAAGAACGGCGAGGAACGGCTGGACTACATCTTCATCGACTGCCCGCCGAGCCTTGGTCTCCTGACCGTCAACGCTTTCTGCGCCGCCAGTGAAGTCCTGATCCCGATCCAGTGCGAGTACTACGCGTTGGAAGGCCTGAGCCAACTGCTCAAGAACATCGAAATGATCCAGAAGCACCTCAATGCGGATCTGGTGGTCTCGACCATCCTGCTGACGATGTACGACGGCCGCACCAACCTCGCGGCCCAGGTGGCAGCGGAGGTGCGTGAACATTTCCCGGAGCAGGTTCTCGGAGCTGTGGTTCCGCGCTCGGTCCGGATCTCGGAGGCGCCGAGCTACCAACAGACCGTCATGACCTACGACCCTTCCTCCAGCGGCGCCCTATCCTACTTGGAAGCCGCAGCGGAAATTGCTGAACGTTAG
- the yidD gene encoding membrane protein insertion efficiency factor YidD: MRNSTAAVVPVPGSRVKALAAWLGRALWNLPRNILILLLMGYRKVVSPLYGQVCRFFPSCSAYALEAVTVHGAVKGSWLAVRRLLRCHPWNSGGVDHVPAGHREWPDGHTPRIVVLNNPDKYLAVQSDGEGRSAA, encoded by the coding sequence GTGCGTAACTCAACTGCCGCCGTCGTCCCCGTTCCTGGATCTCGTGTCAAAGCCTTGGCAGCCTGGCTCGGCCGGGCGCTCTGGAACCTTCCCCGCAACATCCTGATTCTGCTGCTGATGGGCTACCGCAAGGTGGTGTCCCCGCTGTACGGACAGGTTTGCCGATTCTTCCCCAGTTGCTCGGCCTACGCGCTGGAAGCGGTCACGGTGCACGGCGCCGTCAAGGGAAGCTGGCTCGCGGTCCGGCGCCTCTTGCGCTGCCACCCATGGAATTCCGGCGGTGTGGACCATGTCCCCGCCGGTCACCGGGAGTGGCCCGACGGCCACACCCCCAGAATTGTTGTGCTGAACAACCCGGACAAGTACCTGGCTGTTCAGTCTGATGGAGAAGGCCGCTCGGCGGCCTGA
- the rsmG gene encoding 16S rRNA (guanine(527)-N(7))-methyltransferase RsmG, whose amino-acid sequence MVEITAAELKAAESIFGDRLDLARRYVEHLATSGTERGLIGPREVPRLWSRHVLNCAVIEREIAHGSHVADVGSGAGLPGLCLAIARPDLELTLIEPLERRVIWLQEVVDDLGLENVTIMRTRAELAVGHVQADVVTARAVSALSNLAGLTIPLLAGKGEVVAIKGRSAGEEIEKAAKVIRKLGGVETSVVVVGEDLLEEPTTVVRIVVNKPRKIA is encoded by the coding sequence ATGGTGGAAATTACTGCGGCCGAACTCAAGGCTGCCGAATCTATTTTTGGTGACCGGCTGGACCTGGCGAGGCGCTACGTGGAGCATTTGGCCACCTCGGGGACGGAACGTGGCCTGATCGGCCCCCGCGAAGTGCCCCGGCTGTGGAGCCGGCACGTCCTCAACTGCGCCGTGATCGAGCGCGAGATCGCCCACGGAAGCCACGTGGCCGACGTCGGCAGTGGAGCCGGCCTCCCGGGCCTCTGTCTCGCCATTGCACGTCCGGACTTGGAACTCACCCTGATCGAACCGCTCGAACGGCGCGTCATTTGGCTCCAGGAAGTGGTCGACGACCTCGGACTGGAGAACGTCACGATCATGCGGACCAGGGCGGAACTGGCTGTGGGCCACGTCCAGGCCGACGTCGTCACCGCCCGAGCGGTTTCAGCCCTTTCGAACCTTGCCGGACTGACGATTCCGCTGCTCGCGGGCAAAGGTGAAGTTGTCGCCATCAAGGGACGCAGTGCCGGTGAGGAGATCGAGAAGGCGGCCAAAGTGATCCGCAAGCTCGGTGGCGTGGAGACATCTGTCGTGGTGGTCGGTGAGGACCTCCTCGAAGAGCCCACGACCGTTGTCCGAATCGTTGTGAACAAGCCTCGAAAGATTGCGTAG
- a CDS encoding R3H domain-containing nucleic acid-binding protein gives MSAESTEHAISDEAASQAELQDEVLADGSPESRNDSDDATRGSDKGSSASRLEEEGDVAADYLEELLDIADIDGDIDIEVRNGRTYISIVAEEEGSGLENLVGRDGEVLEALQELTRLAVLSATENRSRLVLDINGYRADRAGDLQQIAEDAIASVKDTGKAVALAPMSAYERKIVHDAVADLGFVSESEGEGADRHIVVSAD, from the coding sequence ATGTCCGCCGAGAGCACCGAACACGCTATTTCCGACGAAGCCGCTTCCCAGGCCGAGCTCCAGGACGAGGTCCTGGCTGACGGTAGCCCAGAGTCGCGGAATGACTCCGACGACGCCACGCGCGGCTCAGACAAGGGCTCCTCGGCGAGCCGCCTTGAGGAAGAGGGGGATGTGGCTGCGGACTACCTCGAAGAGCTGCTGGACATCGCCGACATCGATGGCGACATCGACATCGAGGTGCGCAATGGACGCACCTACATCTCGATCGTCGCCGAAGAGGAAGGTTCCGGTCTGGAGAACCTGGTTGGCCGCGACGGCGAGGTGCTCGAAGCCCTTCAGGAGCTGACCCGCCTCGCCGTGCTCTCGGCCACGGAGAACCGCTCCCGCCTCGTGCTGGACATCAATGGCTACCGCGCGGACCGTGCCGGTGACCTGCAGCAGATCGCTGAAGACGCCATCGCCTCGGTCAAGGACACAGGCAAAGCCGTCGCGCTCGCCCCGATGAGCGCCTACGAACGCAAGATCGTGCACGACGCCGTGGCAGATCTTGGCTTTGTCAGTGAGTCCGAAGGCGAAGGTGCCGACCGGCACATCGTTGTCTCCGCAGACTGA
- the yidC gene encoding membrane protein insertase YidC, producing MDIFGTILAPFKWLVSAIMIGFHDGLSAIGLPAANGWTWTLSIIGLVLVIRAALIPVFVKQIKAQRGMQLLQPDLKKLQDKYKGKTDQLSRQAMAQEQMAMYKKHGTNPFSACLPMLIQMPFFFALFQVLSGISSAKAGGTGIGALSHDQVVQFDESSIFGAPLSASLLHGGAGGNDVAVWVLSIVMILAMTASQFITQKQIMAKNMSEEAMASPFMRQQKMMLYILPVVFGVGGINFPIGVLIYWTTTNLWTMGQQFFVIRRMPTPGSPAAKALAERRAAKGLPSLPLMGAKKADAEAEAAAAAAAVAAKSQRVQPQRKNRKRK from the coding sequence ATGGACATCTTTGGAACAATTCTGGCCCCGTTCAAGTGGCTAGTTTCCGCCATCATGATCGGTTTTCATGATGGATTGAGCGCCATTGGGCTCCCGGCCGCCAACGGGTGGACCTGGACGCTGTCCATCATCGGGCTGGTGCTTGTCATCCGCGCCGCGCTGATTCCCGTGTTCGTCAAGCAGATCAAAGCCCAGCGCGGCATGCAGTTGCTGCAGCCGGACCTGAAGAAGCTCCAGGACAAGTACAAGGGCAAGACCGACCAGCTTTCCCGCCAGGCCATGGCGCAGGAACAGATGGCCATGTACAAGAAGCACGGCACCAACCCGTTCTCGGCGTGCCTGCCCATGCTGATCCAGATGCCGTTCTTCTTCGCACTGTTCCAGGTGCTCTCCGGTATCAGCTCCGCCAAGGCCGGCGGGACCGGCATCGGTGCCCTGAGCCACGACCAGGTGGTCCAGTTCGACGAGTCCAGCATCTTCGGTGCCCCGCTGTCGGCCTCGCTGCTGCACGGCGGCGCCGGCGGCAACGACGTGGCTGTCTGGGTGCTCTCGATCGTGATGATCCTGGCCATGACGGCGTCGCAGTTCATCACGCAGAAGCAGATCATGGCGAAGAACATGTCCGAAGAGGCCATGGCGAGCCCGTTCATGCGCCAGCAGAAGATGATGCTCTACATCCTGCCGGTTGTCTTCGGCGTCGGCGGCATCAACTTCCCCATTGGCGTCCTGATCTACTGGACCACCACGAACCTCTGGACCATGGGCCAGCAGTTCTTCGTCATCCGCCGTATGCCGACGCCGGGATCCCCCGCCGCGAAGGCCCTGGCCGAGCGTCGTGCCGCCAAGGGCCTGCCGTCCCTGCCCCTGATGGGTGCCAAGAAGGCCGACGCCGAGGCCGAGGCAGCAGCCGCTGCTGCCGCCGTCGCCGCCAAGAGCCAGCGGGTACAGCCGCAGCGCAAGAACAGGAAGAGGAAGTAA